A DNA window from Leopardus geoffroyi isolate Oge1 chromosome A1, O.geoffroyi_Oge1_pat1.0, whole genome shotgun sequence contains the following coding sequences:
- the CREBRF gene encoding CREB3 regulatory factor, producing MPQPSVSGMDPPFGDAFRSHTFSEQTLMSTDLLANSSDPDFMYELDREMNYQQNPRDNFLSLEDCKDIENLESFTDVLDNEGALTSNWEQWDTYCEDLTKYTKLTSCDIWGTKEVDYLGLDDFSSPYQDEEVISKTPTLAQLNSEDSQSVSDSLYYPDSLFSVKQAPLPSSFPSKKISSRAAAPVCSSKTLQAEVPLSDCVQKASKPTSSTQIMVKTNMYHNEKVNFHVECKDYVKKAKVKINPVQQSRPLLSQIHADAAKENTCYCGAVAKRPEKKGLEPLQGHATPALPFKETQELLLSPLSQEGPGSIVAGESSSLSASTLVSDSSQKKEEHNYSLFVSDNLGEQPTKCSPEEDEEDEEDADDEDHDEGFGSEHELSENEEEEEEEEDYEDDKDDDISDTFSEPGYENDSVEDLKEMTSISSRKRGKRRYFWEYSEQLTPSQQERMLRPSEWNRDTLPSNMYQKNGLHHGKYAVKKSRRTDVEDLTPNPKKLLQIGNELRKLNKVISDLTPVSELPLTARPRSRKEKNKLASRACRLKKKAQYEANKVKLWGLNTEYDNLLFVINSIKQEIVNRVQNPREERGPNMGQKLEMLIKDTLGLPVAGQTSEFVNQVLEKTAEGNPTGGLVGLRIPTSKV from the exons ATGCCTCAG CCTAGTGTAAGCGGAATGGATCCGCCTTTTGGGGATGCCTTTCGAAGCCACACCTTTTCAGAACAGACTCTGATGAGCACAGATCTCTTAGCAAACAGTTCAGATCCAGATTTCATGTATGAACTG GATAGAGAGATGAACTATCAACAGAATCCTAGAGACAACTTCCTTTCTTTGGAGGACTGCAAAGACATTGAAAATCTGGAGTCTTTCACAGATGTCCTGGATAATGAGGGTGCTTTAACCTCAAACTGGGAACAGTGGGATACATACTGTGAAGACTTAACAAAGTATACCAAACTAACCAGCTGTGACATCTGGGGAACAAAAGAAGTGGATTACTTGGGTCTTGATGACTTTTCTAGTCCTTACCAAGATGAAGAGGTCATAAGTAAAACTCCAACTTTGGCCCAGCTTAATAGTGAGGACTCTCAGTCTGTTTCCGATTCCCTTTATTACCCTGATTCACTTTTCAGTGTCAAACAAGCTCCTTTGCCCTCTTCATTCCCTAGTAAAAAGATCTCAAGCAGAGCAGCTGCCCCTGTGTGTTCTTCTAAGACTCTTCAGGCTGAGGTCCCTTTGTCAGACTGTGTCCAAAAAGCAAGTAAACCCACTTCAAGCACACAGATCATGGTGAAGACCAACATGTATCATAATGAAAAGGTGAACTTTCATGTTGAATGTAAAGACTATGTAAAAAAGGCAAAGGTAAAGATCAACCCAGTACAGCAGAGCCGGCCCTTGTTGAGCCAGATTCACGCAGATGCAGCAAAGGAGAACACCTGCTACTGTGGTGCAGTAGCAAAAAGACCAGAGAAAAAAGGGCTGGAGCCTCTTCAGGGTCATGCCACTCCAGCTTTGCCTTTTAAAGAAACCCAGGAACTATTACTCAGTCCCCTGTCCCAGGAGGGTCCTGGGTCAATTGTAGCAGGAGAGAGTAGCAGCCTTTCTGCCAGCACATTGGTCTCAGATTCATCCCAGAAAAAAGAAGAGCACAATTATTCCCTTTTTGTCTCCGACAACTTGGGTGAACAGCCAACCAAATGCAGTcctgaagaagatgaagaagacgAGGAAGATGCTGACGATGAGGACCATGATGAAGGATTTGGGAGTGAGCATGAACTTTCTgaaaatgaggaggaggaagaggaggaagaggattaTGAAGATGACAAAGATGATGATATTAGTGACACTTTCTCTGAGCCAG gctatgaAAATGATTCTGTGGAAGACTTGAAGGAGATGACTTCAATATCCTCTCGGAAGAGAGGTAAAAGAAGGTACTTCTGGGAGTATAGTGAACAGCTCACACCATCACAGCAAGAAAGGATGCTCAGGCCATCTGAGTGGAACCGAGATACCTTGCCAAGTAATATGTATCAGAAAAATGGCTTACATCATG GAAAATATGCAGTCAAAAAGTCACGGAGAACTGATGTAGAAGACCTGACTCCAAACCCTAAAAAACTACTCCAGATAGGCAATGAACTACGGAAACTGAATAAGGTGATTAGTGATCTGACTCCAGTCAGTGAGCTTCCCTTAACAGCCCGGCCAAggtcaaggaaggaaaaaaataagctgGCTTCCAG GGCTTGTCGGTTAAAGAAAAAAGCCCAGTATGAAGCTAATAAAGTGAAATTATGGGGCCTCAACACAGAATATG ATAATTTATTGTTTGTAATCAACTCCATCAAGCAAGAGATTGTAAATCGAGTACAGAAtccaagagaggagagaggacccAACATGGGGCAGAAGCTTGAAATGCTCATTAAGGATACTCTTG gTCTCCCAGTGGCTGGGCAAACCTCAGAATTTGTTAACCAAGTGTTAGAGAAGACGGCAGAAGGCAATCCCACTGGAGGCCTTGTAGGACTAAGGATACCAACATCAAAAGTGTAA